The following coding sequences are from one Schizosaccharomyces osmophilus chromosome 1, complete sequence window:
- the prf1 gene encoding RNA polymerase II associated Paf1 complex has translation MADFQDELLALAGVDDADVGNDRKRLHDELDDDSDSSSDEEKGEENDNNYRETSEKDKESQSEDDFEEKYQNPYMLEGKFKDEADRASIMAMSEIERESILFEREEEISKLMERRELAIRLLQQNNQYAAQTTRRSARDRPLTSTAAGKRDKLTELKKRRQERTYKPDEATVKSKKENFNSDYEEESERSEADASPYSPASDLEGKDEVKVGLPELNSIRMGRKHVAEYMYHPTFETTITGCFIRVKIGERDGQGVYRLCQVRGITEGRKPYRVEGVLTKTYLECFHGKSKRVFEANVLSNEPFTESDFQRWFHQMSEDKLSMPSRSFVERKLDDLKQMTQYLLNEREVSDIIRRKKELSRVPSNLAAEKTRLRQHRQAAIGANNTELAKELEERLNTLQELSVGNTTQTNFSEMDQLAKVNERNRRRNQAEVRLAEKRMNEERRRLATPATSLPPLAVAGNSNSSTPSIPASRISTPQPEQNFSSNTHSAPQSQTVASLDNTPKLSPSDSHISINEPVPAPVDHEPATLAEKEARLREKAVHGIDDLIATADFGIDINI, from the exons ATGGCTGACTTTCAAGATGAATTGTTAGCATTAGCCGGTGTGGATGATGCAGATGTAGGGAATGACCGTAAAAGGTTGCACGATGAATT GGACGATGATTCGGATAGCAGCTCagacgaagaaaaaggagaagaaaatgataataATTATAGAGAAACTtcagaaaaagacaaagaaagtcaatctgaagatgattttgaggaaaaatatcaaaatcCATATATGCTTGAGGGCAAATTCAAAGACGAAGCGGATAGAGCAAG CATCATGGCCATGTcagaaattgaaagagaaagtatACTCTTTGAACGTGAGGAAGAAATATCCAAATTAATGGAGAGACGAGAATTGGCCATTCGacttcttcaacaaaataatCAATATGCTGCACAGACGACAAGAAGGTCTGCTCGAGATAGACCATTGACATCGACCGCAGCAGGTAAAAGAGACAAGTTAACAGAActtaagaaaagaaggcaGGAGCGGACTTACAAGCCAGACGAAGCAACAgtaaaatcaaagaaagaaaactttaATTCAGATTATGAAGAGGAATCTGAAAGAAGCGAAGCAGATGCTTCTCCCTATTCTCCTGCTTCGGACTTGGAAGGAAAGGATGAAGTAAAGGTCGGTTTGCCCGAATTGAATAGTATTCGCATGGGTCGTAAGCATGTTGCTGAATATATGTATCATCCTACGTTTGAAACTACGATTACTGGCTGCTTTATACGAGTAAAAATTGGTGAAAGAGACGGCCAAGGCGTATACAGATTATGTCAGGTCAGGGGAATTACTGAAGGACGAAAACCATATCGTGTTGAAGGTGTCCTCACAAAAACATATCTAGAATGCTTTCAtggaaaatcaaaaagggTGTTTGAGGCCAATGTTTTATCAAACGAGCCTTTTACCGAGTCGGATTTTCAACGTTGGTTTCATCAAATGAGCGAGGACAAGCTCAGTATGCCTTCGAGATCCTTTgttgaaagaaaacttgaTGATCTTAAGCAAATGACACAATACTTATTAAACGAGAGAGAGGTATCTGACATTATTCgcagaaagaaagaactttCAAGAGTTCCTTCCAACCTTGCTGCGGAAAAAACTCGTCTTCGTCAGCATCGCCAAGCTGCCATTGGTGCTAACAATACCGAGCTTGCGAAAGAGTTAGAAGAGCGATTGAATACACTACAAGAACTTTCTGTAGGAAATACAACTcaaacaaacttttcagAAATGGATCAGCTTGCAAAGGTTAATGAGCGTAATCGCCGCCGTAACCAAGCTGAGGTTCGTTTAGCTGAAAAACGTATGAATGAAGAACGGCGAAGATTAGCAACTCCCGCTACGAGTCTACCACCGTTAGCTGTTGCTGGAAACTCTAATAGCTCGACTCCTTCCATCCCTGCGTCTAGGATTTCAACGCCCCAGCCTGAGCAGAACTTTTCGTCCAATACTCATTCAGCGCCTCAATCTCAAACTGTTGCCTCTTTGGACAATACACCTAAATTATCTCCTTCAGATTCTCATATATCGATCAATGAACCTGTCCCAGCTCCCGTTGACCACGAACCGGCCACCTTAGCTGAGAAGGAAGCCAGACTTCGTGAGAAGGCTGTTCATGGTATCGACGATTTAATTGCTACTGCTGATTTCGGCATTGATATTAACATATGA
- the rpc1 gene encoding DNA-directed RNA polymerase III complex large subunit Rpc1, whose product MKDPIDNQVPKKIKHLQFGISGPKEFVKDATVEVFSRDLYTMTDRSPAEHGALDLHMGTSNKTINCTTCGETMADCMGHFGYVKLALPVFHIGYFKAAMTILQNICKDCSSVLLTDPEKRQFLKELRRPGIDNLKRSQICKRINDQCKKSRRCPVCDSMQGVVKKAGPLKIIHERFRYARKSQDDEGEFRHTFDEAIKTLPELKMHLSKAHDDLNPLKVLNLFKQINPVDCELLGMDPEFGRPENLLWQYVPAPPICIRPSVAQEGATTEDDLTVKITEIVWTSSLIRAALSKGTPVSNLMEQWEFMQLSIAMYINSEMPGLRPSDMPSKPVRGLCQRLKGKSGRFRGNLSGKRVDFSGRTVISPDPNLRIDQVAVPYRIAKILTFPERVTNQNKLYLQQCIKNGPDVHPGANYIIDRESDLKRFLRFGNRNRIADDLKIGDIVERHLNDNDVILFNRQPSLHKLSIMAHLVKVRPWRTLRFNECVCGPYNADFDGDEMNLHVPQTQEAKTEALELMGVKNNLVSPRNGEPIIAATQDFITASYLLSLKDTFLDRKSFANICCYMVDASMHIDMPPPAILKPRCLWTGKQIFSVLMKPSRFSPVQVNLDAKTRSFSRIKSNTPEMCPKDGYLMIRNSEIIAGVVDKSVVGDGKKNSLFYVILRDYGSMEAAEAMTRLSKMCARFMGNRGFSIGISDVQPGQSLSSQKRDLVEKSYATSDDFIMQYAKGTLETQPGLDQEATLEAKISSTLSKVRDDVGEICMDELGPMNSPLIMATAGSKGSKINVSQMVACVGQQIISGKRVPDGFQDRSLPHFHKNSKHPLAKGFVSNSFYSGLTPTEFLFHAISGREGLVDTAVKTAETGYMSRRLMKSLEDLSSAYDGTVRSSNSDIVQFLYGDDGLDPTYMEGDGQAVEFSRSWTHSVNISGDKRDQPLLPYQVINITNSSLSHQRFAQNCIGDFIQTIRKFVTERIATQMAKVRENRGLSPMLEEPDLDDMDDFETDDFAPVAAKKSVENIIRVTEKQLNTFLDYCWEKYMRAKVEPGTAVGAVGAQSIGEPGTQMTLKTFHFAGVAAQTTLGVPRIKEIINAAKAISTPIITGQLVSADERSARVVKGRIEKTYLKEVTTYMEEVYGPMSAYIAIQVNYTTISKLQLDITLADIAAAIWSDRKLKIPSQQVTVNNTLQQIHVHTSSEGKSGETELYYRLQNYKRALPDVIVAGVPEINRSVINQEDGRIELFMEGYGLREVMNTEGIVGDKTTTNHVMEMKAVLGIEAARTSIISEIGYTMAKHGLTVDPRHIMLLGDVMTCKGEVLGITRFGVSKMKDSVLALASFEKTTDHLFDAAARFAKDSIEGISECVVLGKLAPIGTNVFQLIRRTEEDEEQKQKRLLFDTPSLPQLKMAA is encoded by the exons ATGAAGGATCCTATTGATAACCAG GTGCCCAAAAAGATCAAGCATTTGCAGTTTGGCATTAGTGGGCCAAAGGAGTTTGTCAAAGATGCCACAGTTGAGGTTTTTAGCCGTGATTTATACACCATGACCGATAGGTCACCGGCTGAACATGGTGCCCTAGACTTGCATATGGGTACAAGCAATAAGACAATCAATTGTACCACATGTGGTGAGACAATGGCTGATTGTATGGGCCATTTCGGTTATGTGAAGCTTGCTTTACCTGTCTTTCATATTGGTTATTTCAAAGCAGCAATGACcattttacaaaatataTGCAAAGATTGCTCAAGTGTTTTACTTACGGATCCTGAGAAGAGGCAATTTCTTAAGGAGCTTCGACGCCCTGGAATTGATAACTTAAAGCGATCTCAAATTTGTAAGCGCATCAATGATCAATGTAAAAAAAGCCGTCGGTGTCCTGTATGCGATTCCATGCAAGGAGTTGTTAAAAAGGCTGGtcctttgaaaataattcatGAACGATTTCGTTATGCTAGAAAATCCCAAGATGATGAGGGTGAATTTCGCCATACCTTCGATGAAGCTATCAAGACCTTACCTGAATTAAAAATGCATCTTTCTAAAGCTCACGATGATTTAAACCCTCTTAAAGTcttaaatttatttaagCAAATAAACCCAGTTGATTGTGAGCTTTTAGGCATGGATCCAGAATTTGGTCGACCTGAAAACCTGTTATGGCAGTATGTCCCAGCACCTCCTATCTGTATTCGTCCTTCAGTTGCTCAAGAAGGAGCAACTACTGAAGACGATTTGACTGTAAAAATTACTGAAATTGTTTGGACTAGTTCTCTTATTCGTGCCGCTTTAAGCAAGGGCACCCCCGTCAGTAATTTAATGGAGCAATGGGAATTTATGCAACTGTCAATTGCGATGTATATTAACAGTGAAATGCCCGGCTTACGCCCTTCAGATATGCCTTCAAAACCGGTCCGTGGTTTATGCCAACGATTGAAAGGAAAGTCCGGACGCTTTCGTGGCAATTTATCGGGCAAGCGTGTTGATTTTTCTGGAAGAACTGTTATCAGCCCTGATCCTAACTTACGAATCGATCAAGTTGCTGTTCCTTACCGCATCGCAAAAATCCTTACATTTCCTGAAAGGGTTACTAATCAAAACAAGCTATATTTACAGCAATGTATTAAAAATGGGCCGGATGTTCATCCTGGTGCTAATTACATTATTGATCGTGAAAgtgatttgaaaagatttttaCGGTTTGGCAATAGAAATCGAATAGCTGATGATTTAAAGATTGGTGATATCGTTGAACGACATTTAAATGACAACGAtgttattttattcaatcGCCAGCCATCTTTACACAAACTTTCTATTATGGCTCATCTTGTAAAAGTACGTCCATGGAGAACTCTCAGATTCAATGAGTGCGTCTGTGGCCCATACAATGCCGATTTTGATGGTGATGAAATGAATCTTCACGTACCTCAAACTCAGGAAGCAAAGACTGAGGCTTTGGAATTGATGGGTGTCAAGAATAACCTAGTTAGTCCTCGTAACGGTGAGCCTATTATTGCAGCCACTCAAGATTTCATTACAGCTTCTTATTTGCTATCTTTAAAAGATACCTTTTTGGATAGAAAGTCATTCGCTAACATCTGCTGTTACATGGTTGACGCTTCGATGCATATCGATATGCCACCTCCGGCTATTTTGAAGCCCCGCTGTCTTTGGACaggtaaacaaatattttctGTCTTGATGAAGCCAAGCCGTTTCAGTCCTGTTCAAGTTAACCTAGACGCCAAAACTCGATCATTTAGTAGAATAAAATCCAATACTCCGGAAATGTGTCCAAAAGATGGATATCTAATGATTAGAAATAGTGAAATTATAGCAGGTGTTGTGGATAAATCCGTGGTTGGtgatggaaagaaaaattctttattttacgTTATTCTTCGAGATTATGGCTCGATGGAAGCTGCTGAAGCTATGACTAGACTATCAAAAATGTGTGCTAGGTTTATGGGTAATAGAGGCTTCTCTATAGGTATCAGTGATGTGCAACCAGGACAGAGTCtttcttctcaaaaaagagatttgGTTGAGAAATCTTATGCTACGTCGGATGATTTCATTATGCAATATGCGAAGGGCACTTTGGAAACCCAACCTGGTTTGGATCAAGAAGCAActttggaagcaaaaaTTTCGTCTACTCTTTCAAAAGTTCGTGACGATGTTGGTGAAATATGTATGGATGAATTGGGACCAATGAATTCACCTTTGATTATGGCTACTGCCGGCTCGAAAGGTTCGAAGATTAATGTTTCTCAAATGGTTGCTTGTGTCGGACAACAAATCATCAGTGGTAAACGTGTTCCAGATGGCTTTCAAGATAGATCACTTCCTCATTTTCacaaaaattcaaagcaTCCTTTGGCTAAAGGATTTGTTAGTAACAGCTTTTATAGTGGTTTAACTCCAACTGAATTTTTGTTCCACGCAATTTCTGGTAGAGAAGGTTTGGTTGATACTGCTGTCAAGACTGCTGAGACTGGTTATATGTCTCGACGCTTGATGAAGTCTCTCGAAGATCTCTCTTCTGCTTATGATGGTACTGTCCGAAGCTCCAACAGCGATATTGTTCAATTCTTATATGGTGACGATGGCTTGGATCCTACATATATGGAGGGTGATGGACAGGCAGTCGAATTTTCGCGTAGCTGGACTCATTCTGTTAATATTTCTGGAGACAAACGTGATCAACCCTTACTTCCTTACCAGGTTATTAATATTACAAATTCTTCTCTTTCGCATCAAAGATTTGCTCAAAATTGCATAGGAGATTTTATTCAAACAATTCGAAAATTTGTGACTGAGCGGATTGCAACCCAAATGGCTAAAGTTCGCGAAAATCGTGGTTTGTCCCCTATGCTTGAGGAACCTGATTTAGACGATATGGACGATTTTGAGACTGATGATTTTGCACCGGTCGCTGCTAAAAAGTCCGTGGAAAACATTATCCGAGTCACTGAAAAACAACTAAACACATTCTTAGACTACTGTTGGGAAAAGTACATGCGTGCTAAAGTCGAACCTGGCACAGCCGTGGGAGCTGTCGGGGCACAGTCTATTGGTGAACCTGGTACACAGATGACCCTGAAAACTTTCCATTTCGCTGGTGTTGCTGCCCAGACTACACTTGGTGTACCCCgtattaaagaaattataaatgCTGCGAAAGCCATTAGTACTCCTATTATCACTGGTCAATTGGTTAGTGCAGATGAACGCTCGGCGCGTGTTGTTAAGGGAAGAATTGAGAAAACATATCTTAAAGAAGTTACTACTTATATGGAAGAAGTTTATGGCCCTATGTCTGCATATATTGCCATTCAAGTAAATTATACCACTATTTCCAAGCTCCAGTTGGACATTACCTTAGCCGACATAGCAGCTGCTATATGGAGCGATCGAAAGTTGAAGATTCCTTCTCAACAGGTTACCGTAAATAACACGcttcaacaaattcatGTTCATACTTCCTCTGAAGGTAAAAGTGGCGAGACTGAACTATATTATCGCTTGCAAAATTACAAACGTGCTCTTCCTGATGTGATTGTGGCTGGCGTTCCTGAAATTAATCGTTCAGTCATTAATCAAGAAGATGGGAGGATTGAACTATTTATGGAGGGTTATGGTTTGCGTGAAGTAATGAATACTGAAGGTATAGTGGGTGATAAGACAACAACAAATCATGTTATGGAAATGAAAGCAGTTTTGGGTATTGAGGCAGCTCGTACTTCAATTATCTCAGAAATTGGTTATACAATGGCTAAGCATGGTCTTACTGTGGATCCTCGCCACATTATGTTATTGGGTGATGTTATGACTTGCAAAGGTGAAGTTTTGGGAATTACAAGATTTGGTGTATCCAAAATGAAAGATAGTGTACTAGCTTTGgcttcatttgaaaaaacgACTGATCACTTGTTTGATGCCGCCGCTCGATTTGCTAAGGATTCAATTGAAGGAATTAGCGAGTGTGTTGTATTAGGGAAATTAGCACCGATTGGTACAAATGTTTTCCAACTTATTAGAAGGACTGAAGAGGATGAGGAACAGAAGCAAAAGCGTCTTCTGTTTGATACGCCTTCCTTGCCTCAACTGAAAATGGCTGCTTAA
- a CDS encoding Schizosaccharomyces specific protein encodes MIYVESTVLYEAAALHSRYKANNVPVSDIALLLVGKKLSPGLYSSHEIGLSIAIQESVELLSRNGSLDVPFFTEKNEHCKLLGSSPIGYALFADALDDNVISFLEQSSNVLKLKFLLLFPSNFNLNELTFYEIPDNIQSIRSENCVRVPFKISEYPSGYFSALQTLSQLDSTENENSINTSSQRFTVEKLQSCALHLINRLEDPSQFSPQDLSSISHACRLLDSMEVPSDTYLNEKLQVTMICNLQKLLYCTNLIEKYSNYVAA; translated from the exons atgaTTTACGT AGAATCGACAGTTTTATACGAAGCAGCTGCTTTACATTCGAGATATAAAGCCAACAATGTGCCTGTTTCCGACATAGCTTTACTACTTGTCGGGAAAAAACTTAGTCCTGGCTTATATTCATCTCATGAAATTGGTCTCTCTATTGCCATTCAAGAGTCTGTGGAGTTATTGTCTAGGAATGGAAGTTTAGATGTACCATTTTTTACAGAGAAGAACGAACACT GCAAACTTTTGGGATCATCACCTATTGGATACGCTTTGTTTGCAGATGCTCTTGATGACAATGTCATATCGTTCTTAGAGCAG AGCTCAAATGTTTTGAAGTTAAAGTTTCTACTTCTTTTCCCGTCTAATTTCAACTTGAATGAGTTAACGTTCTATGAAATCCCTGACAACATTCAAAGTATTCGCAGTGAAAATTGCGTTCGCGTTCCTTTTAAAATCAGTGAATATCCATCGGGTTATTTTTCCGCCTTGCAAACTTTGTCACAACTCGACTCGacagaaaacgaaaactCCATAAATACAAGTTCTCAAAGATTTACTGTTGAAAAGCTTCAGTCGTGTGCTTTACATTTGATAAACCGCCTTGAGGATCCCTCGCAATTTTCACCGCAGGATTTGTCGTCCATTTCGCATGCTTGTCGACTTTTGGATTCCATGGAAGTCCCTAGTGACACatatttgaatgaaaaactACAGGTTACCATGATATGCAAccttcaaaagcttttgtatTGCACTAATTTAATCGAAAAATACTCGAACTACGTCGCTGCTTAA
- the mug166 gene encoding Schizosaccharomyces specific protein Mug166, giving the protein MMLQLAKHHNAMICTFTNQDPRKGNRDWTYAEHTTFVECFVAWEVIPVESSCTSECNFEMPRRTVLFRGNSFVSFSTISSGNESSAHGDDSLGQADEPLTSDALGRWTSWFNKKQTKMFHEAFVNAYIDMQQKYAELESLQRRILCLQRVIAEKKEINVQNLSSTNIPEHTQEKKGFFRKKPKSSSSASSSASSGFFTPTLDARNSATSREMVLNFSSIPYSACSAASSPASNISSAIEEQELYNASNQSLESQTTLLQGKAAQLEEQVNISQTSMHKLLRTYPNSPALGNAPG; this is encoded by the coding sequence ATGATGTTGCAACTTGCAAAACATCATAACGCAATGATTTGCACCTTCACTAACCAGGATCCTCGCAAGGGTAATCGAGATTGGACTTACGCAGAGCATACAACATTTGTTGAATGCTTTGTAGCTTGGGAAGTTATTCCAGTGGAAAGTTCTTGCACTTCGGAGTGCAATTTTGAAATGCCTCGCCGAACAGTACTGTTTCGAGGGAAttcatttgtttctttttcaacaatttcATCAGGAAACGAAAGTAGTGCTCATGGAGATGACAGTCTTGGACAGGCCGATGAGCCTTTAACTTCTGATGCCCTTGGAAGATGGACATCTTGGTTCAACAAAAAGCAGACGAAAATGTTCCACGAAGCTTTTGTCAACGCTTATATAGACATGCAACAAAAATATGCAGAGTTGGAGAGCCTCCAGCGTCGGATATTATGTTTGCAAAGAGTAATTgctgaaaaaaaggaaataaatgTCCAGAATTTATCTTCGACGAATATTCCAGAGCATAcacaggaaaagaaaggattttttcgaaaaaaacCGAAATCTTCGTCCTCGGCCTCGTCCTCAGCTTCTTCTGGGTTTTTTACTCCCACTTTGGACGCTCGCAATTCTGCTACTTCTCGGGAAATGGTTTTGAATTTCTCATCTATCCCATATAGTGCTTGCTCTGCCGCTTCGTCCCCAGCGTCGAATATCTCTTCTGCAATTGAAGAGCAAGAGCTTTATAATGCGTCAAATCAAAGTTTGGAATCGCAGACTACCTTATTGCAAGGTAAAGCTGCTCAATTAGAGGAACAAGTAAACATTTCACAAACCAGCATGCATAAACTTCTGAGAACCTACCCCAACAGTCCCGCGTTGGGGAATGCGCCTGGGTGA
- the dot2 gene encoding ESCRT II complex subunit Dot2, producing MHKRVGIGALNKDPIKQYEQVGNELIEQQAEEIASQLSTFQEALKNFAKEHAVEIRNNAEFRKTFTKLSLKIGLDPLVSGSRESAWSAVGMNEFYLQVAVRVVEVCHATQLENGGLVSGSRVCEFLNGENEASGYDLLTEDDIVRAVLALKPLGPGCDIEEIAGKRYIRSLPLELSKDQNFVLEAVEVLGYVTASILKDNYGWDRGRCIHVLNDLVSKSLLWVDNQSMETTYWGASTLLDEKSNQIVEW from the exons ATGCACAAAAGAGTTGGCATTGGTGCGCTAAACAAGGATCCTATCAAACAATATGAGCAAGTAGGCAATGAATTAATAGAGCAGCAGGCTGAAGAGATTGCTTCTCAGTTATCGACGTTTCAGGAGGCTCTAAAAAACTTTGCTAAAGAGCATGCTGTTGAAATTCGCAACAATGCTGAATTTCGTAAAACATTTACAAAGTTGTCTCTGAAAATTGGCTTAGATCCGCTAGTCAGCGGTTCGAGAGAATCTGCGTGGTCGGCTGTCGGCatgaatgaattttatCTACAAGTTGCTGTTCGTGTGGTTGAAGTTTGCCATGCAACACAACTGGAAAATGGAGGGCTAGTTTCTGGCAGTCGTGTTTGCGAATTTCTGAATGGCGAAAATGAAGCTTCAGGGTATGACTTGCTAACGGAAGACGATATCGTTCGCGCCGTATTAGCTTTGAAACCCCTTGGTCCAGGCTGtgatattgaagaaattgccGGCAAGCGTTATATCAGGTCACTGCCATTGGAACTTAGCAAAGATCAGAATTTTGTGTTGGAAGCGGTTGAGGTACTTGGTTATGTCACTGCTTCCATACTAAAAGACAACTATGGTTGGGACCGGGGGCGATGCATCCACGTACTG AATGACTTAGTTTCAAAATCACTTTTATGGGTTGACAATCAATCTATGGAAACTACCTACTGGGGAGCCAGTACATTACTTgatgaaaaatcaaatcagATAGTCGAGTGGTAA
- a CDS encoding Schizosaccharomyces specific protein, with the protein MSSIELGRLHIYVTPENWEEWSPQWKRLIYRNQYESIFKHSMETKPFQCLMNLSGVMKCVPLSHMGINEHKLSNKASFAITTLTSSSLLNVSLQFRSHTIPHVVGEAEISLDEALTEGLQETILPLTLRTEQVEAYVRVNLVYVKNTRKKERKKRVPSSFQRYSNRHNFGHPARAYSATSLKTLPIPQKQVNLLPYDEEHELQNQGYRPVHFVFMTTPFSPSSFDVPKSLKA; encoded by the coding sequence ATGAGTTCAATAGAACTCGGGAGGTTGCATATCTATGTGACACCTGAAAATTGGGAAGAATGGAGTCCTCAATGGAAACGCTTGATATATCGTAACCAGTATGAATCAATCTTCAAGCATTCCATGGAAACAAAACCGTTTCAGTGCCTTATGAACTTATCCGGGGTTATGAAATGTGTTCCTCTTTCCCACATGGGAATCAACGAACATAAACTGAGCAACAAAGCTTCCTTTGCCATCACTACTCTTACCTCCTCTTCCCTTTTGAACGTCAGTCTTCAATTTCGTAGTCATACGATTCCCCATGTAGTAGGTGAAGCTGAGATTTCTCTGGATGAAGCTTTGACTGAGGGACTCCAAGAAACGATCTTGCCGCTTACATTGCGTACAGAGCAAGTAGAAGCTTACGTTCGTGTAAATTTAGTTTATGTAAAAAATACtcgaaaaaaagaaagaaaaaaacgggtcccttcttcttttcaacgATACTCCAATCGGCATAATTTCGGTCATCCTGCTCGTGCGTATTCAGCAACTAGCCTTAAGACACTTCCGATACCACAGAAGCAGGTTAATCTGCTGCCATATGACGAGGAACACGAATTACAAAACCAAGGATACCGTCCAGttcattttgtatttatgACTACACCGTTCTCTCCGTCTTCCTTTGATGTTCCTAAGTCTTTGAAAGCATAG
- a CDS encoding ELLA family acetyltransferase yields the protein MNFVVIRKNLDPGQRCLLSNYKSAYQEVDEVDLAYDHLMQKDDKDKLLSYARIIGEPDGFRIGRVIISPDFRGHGYGRRISQEAILLIK from the exons atgaaCTTCGTTGTTATACGAAAGAATCTTGATCCTG GACAGCGATGTTTATTGTCGAATTATAAAAGTGCATACCAAGAGGTTGACGAAGTGGACTTGGCATATGACCACCTGATGCAGAAAGATGACAAAGACAAGCTACTTTCATATGCTAGAATCATTGGCGAACCAGATGGGTTTCGAATTGGACGGGTCATTATTTCCCCTGATTTTCGAGGACATGGCTACGGACGCAGGATTTCTCAAGAAGCCATCCTACTGATAAAATGA
- the gyp10 gene encoding Rab GAP Gyp10, which translates to MKKKELKKRKDDVKVGLINFDLDSLSQCGKTGHGFLMKSYRKSAWTLLCGISSQDRMECFAKSAVQSSYADQVQVHLDSERSFFQYKLNPILLRKHRSQLIKLLSTIFKRYPELCYYQGLHDIAQIVLLTLPYSHALPLMEHLMFHRLRDFMLPTLDATIKQLHLVLEIIRYRDFTLYEYLKKADVQCYFALSWLITWFAHDISEISVVGRLFDFFISSHPSAVVYTCAQIVMDDRKKILDLSLDNNGADILHTYLCKLPSKCDVEQLIQNTCATMSSIDITSLPLDKLNISPFSSLRNQGPPWEYSHDKNGMVVFRLLRADHHDSGISKQDWKLPLFFHENIFTGCNMITAITVIGVGIVASQLMPKSSVN; encoded by the exons atgaagaagaaagagctAAAAAAGCGAAAGGATGATGTGAAGGTCGGCTTGATAAATTTTGACTTGGACAGTTTATCACAATGTGGTAAAACAGGACATGGTTTTCTTATGAAAAGCTATCGAAAGTCAGCTT GGACTCTTCTATGTGGGATTTCTTCACAAGACCGGATGGAATGCTTTGCGAAATCAGCCGTTCAATCTTCCTATGCGGACCAAGTCCAAGTACATTTGGATTCAGAACGTTCGTTTTTTCAGTATAAGCTGAATCCAATTCTGCTTCGAAAACATCGCTCACAGCTGATCAAATTACTAAGCACTATATTCAAGCGCTACCCAGAGCTGTGCTACTATCAAGGTCTCCATGATATTGCACAAATTGTGTTGCTTACACTTCCTTACTCTCATGCTCTTCCTTTGATGGAGCACCTAATGTTTCACCGCCTACGAG ACTTTATGCTTCCGACGCTTGACGCCACGATTAAGCAGCTACACCTCGTTTTGGAAATTATTCGATATCGTGATTTCACGCTCTACGagtatttaaaaaaggctGATGTACAGTGCTATTTCGCACTATCTTGGCTAATTACATGGTTTGCACATGATATTTCTGAAATTTCTGTTGTGGGCAGACTGtttgatttctttatatCCTCCCATCCATCTGCGGTTGTGTATACCTGTGCTCAGATTGTTATGGACgatcgaaagaaaattttagATCTCTCATTGGATAATAATGGAGCGGATATACTCCATACGTATTTGTGTAAATTACCGTCGAAATGCGATGTTGAACAGCTCATCCAAAATACCTGCGCAACAATGTCAAGTATCGATATCACGTCCTTGCCGTTAGATAAGCTTAATATATCTCCTTTTAGTTCCCTTCGGAATCAAGGTCCACCTTGGGAATATTCGCACGACAAAAACGGCATGGTCGTATTTCGATTATTACGTGCTGATCACCACGACAGTGGCATTTCTAAACAGGATTGGAAATTaccattgttttttcacgAAAATATCTTTACTGGATGCAATATGATAACAGCAATAACAGTTATTGGGGTTGGTATCGTGGCCTCTCAATTAATGCCTAAGTCTTCTGTCAACTAA